Genomic window (Nitrospinaceae bacterium):
CACAAAGATGAGCTCGATGCCGACTCTGTTCGCGACACCATAGGGTGCATCCTTAAGTACCAGGACGACATCAAACGCCTGGATGAGGAAGGCCTCGATAAAATGGTCGCCACCGCTCACCTCGCTCCGGAGGTGGAGGCTTAGCCCGACCATCGTGCTGCCATGACTATCCGACCTGTAGTAGCTGGCTCCCTGCCCCGCCGAAAGGTACGCGTACCCGGACACGGGATCGAGGGGGAAATTATCGGTTTTTGCCGCGTGCTTAGGCGTGCCGGTCTGAAAATCACTTCGGGACGCATCATCGATGTGTTCCGCAGCTTCGAGCATCTCGACGTAACGAACCTCGACTACGTATATGCCTCCACGCGAGCCAACATGATTTCAAGCAGCGAGGAAATTCCGCTGTTCGACGCCGTGTTCCGCCAGTACTGGTTCGATGAGCGAGGAAATCCCTACAGCGACGACAACTCAGAATCGATGGGCGATATCTTCGATGATGACATCCCCGACGGCGCAGGAGAGGAAGGCGCTGGCGGTGAAAAAAGCGAGGACGCAGAGAACCAGGACCAACAAGAGGGCAAGAAAAGCTCGGGCCTTCCCACCGAGGATGACGATGCTGCCACCTCGGAGGCAGGCGAATCTGAGGACGATGAGGAAGGGACTCCCTCCTACAGCCCCTCGGAAGTCCTTTCGGGGAAAGATTTTTCTTCTTTTGACGCCGACCAAATCGCCGAGCTGCGGCGTTTGATCCAAAAAATCGTTCCCAAGCTTGCAACAAAAATCAGCCGGCGCAAAAAATCTGACCTCAACGCCCGCGAAATCGACCTCAAACGCAGCGTCAAGAAAAGTATCCGCACCGGCGGCGAGGTTCTTCGGCTTTTTCGTCGGAAGCGAAAGATTCAGAAAACGCAGATCATTCTCATTTGCGACGTTTCAGGCTCGATGGATAGCTACAGCCAGTTCCTCATTCAGTTTCTCTATAGTCTTCAAAATGAGATCAAATCGCTGCGCACTTTTGTCTTCAGCACACGCCTGACCGACGCCACGCCCTACCTTCGACACAAGGACGTAAAAACGGCGCTCTCGCGGCTCGCCAGCGAAGTTCACGACTGGAGCGGCGGCACACAGATTGGCAATTGTATCCGCACGTTCAACTACGACTACGGTAGAACCATCCTCAACAGCCGGACAATCGTCATGATTATTTCTGATGGCTGGGACCGCGGTGACACCGAAACCCTCGGCGAGGAAATGGACCGCCTCAACAAAAAATGCCACCGCCTCATCTGGCTTAACCCACTTTTGGGCAGCCCCGGCTACCGCCCAATTGATCGGGGAATGCGCACGGCACTACCCTATTGCGACGATTTCATGTCGGCACACAACCTCGACAGCCTTGTTGATATGACTGAGCATATTGCGAAAATTTGATACATAATCTGTAAACGAGTCACTTTTTTTCCACATCCACTTTCATATTGCGATGAAATCCGTTATATAATCTGGCCCAATTCGCCGATTGCTTCGGCGAGAGGGGTGCCGCAACGATGGCAAATCTTTTAATATTCACGGCAGATGACGGCTTCGCCGAAGCGCTCACGCGCGCCCTTCGGCATGAGGGTCATTTCTGCAAGGTAGCCGAGGACGAGGACACCGCTCTTCAGGAGGTGCGTGCGCGCGGCCTCTCGCTCATCCTCCTCGACGACGCCCCAGCCCTGCCAAAAGCCGAGGAGATCCGTAACTGGAGCATGCTCCCCATCCTCCTTATTACAGAGCCCGGTCGAGTCGAATCCATGAAGACCCCGATAGAGGCCGACGATGTACTCGTAAAACCTGTGCGCGAGGAGGAACTACTCTTTCGGGTTCGGAACCTGTGTGAGCGGAAAAACTCTGCCGATGCTGATGTTGCCCGCACCGGTGCGCAGGCGGTTGGCATCACCCTCGATGAGGACCACTACGAAATCCGCATAAACGGTGCGCTCCTGGACCTCACTTTTCGCGAGTTCGAGCTTTTGAAGCACCTGATGCAAAATCCAGGGCGCGTATTCGACAGAAATCAGTTATTGAACCTGGTATGGGGGGTGGACTACATTGGCGGCCCAAGGACGGTTGACGTTCACATCCGGCGAATTCGAGCAAAAATAGAGGCCGAGGGCGAATCATTTATCACCACAATCCGAGGTGTTGGCTATAAATTCAATGCAGCTGGCTTCTAGCCCCACGCGCCTCCTGAGCCACACCTTATCCTAGACACTTCAATCAAATTCAGTGATTTAACTCCTCCGAAACTCGCTTGAAATCTCCCTGTAACATATCCGCACTAGCATCTACTTTAACAAAGGGGGATTCGCCCTTTGACTTTTTTCGCCAGATTCTACATTTCGACGAAGGAGTTGAAGATGCACGTTTTCGGCCTGACAGTTTTTTTTCTCGGCTTGGCCTCGCTGCTTTGGGAACCGGGAAGCGCCTGGGCCCAAGATGTGAAGGCAATTGAAAAAAGCGTGGGCGATCTGCGTGTCGCCCTGGACACGGTATGGGTTTTGGTAGCCGGCTTCTTGGTTTTTTGGATGCACGCCGGATTCGCGATGCTTGAGGCGGGCCTATGCCGCGCAAAGAACACCATCGCTATCCTCTACAAAAATTTCGGCGTCGTCGCCGTTTCATCTCTCGCCTTCTGGATCATCGGGTTCGCCCTGATGTTCGGCGACGGAAACTCTCTTTTCGGCACGAACGGCCTATTCGTAATAGGCGCCGACAACAGCCCCGCCATGGGAGACGCCTACAAGGGCGTGTTCACCTCGCTCAACTGGACGGGCATTCCGCTGATGGCGAAATTTTTCTTCCAACTCGTTTTTGCGGCCACAGCGGCTACCATCGTCTCGGGCT
Coding sequences:
- a CDS encoding response regulator transcription factor; amino-acid sequence: MANLLIFTADDGFAEALTRALRHEGHFCKVAEDEDTALQEVRARGLSLILLDDAPALPKAEEIRNWSMLPILLITEPGRVESMKTPIEADDVLVKPVREEELLFRVRNLCERKNSADADVARTGAQAVGITLDEDHYEIRINGALLDLTFREFELLKHLMQNPGRVFDRNQLLNLVWGVDYIGGPRTVDVHIRRIRAKIEAEGESFITTIRGVGYKFNAAGF
- a CDS encoding VWA domain-containing protein; the protein is MTIRPVVAGSLPRRKVRVPGHGIEGEIIGFCRVLRRAGLKITSGRIIDVFRSFEHLDVTNLDYVYASTRANMISSSEEIPLFDAVFRQYWFDERGNPYSDDNSESMGDIFDDDIPDGAGEEGAGGEKSEDAENQDQQEGKKSSGLPTEDDDAATSEAGESEDDEEGTPSYSPSEVLSGKDFSSFDADQIAELRRLIQKIVPKLATKISRRKKSDLNAREIDLKRSVKKSIRTGGEVLRLFRRKRKIQKTQIILICDVSGSMDSYSQFLIQFLYSLQNEIKSLRTFVFSTRLTDATPYLRHKDVKTALSRLASEVHDWSGGTQIGNCIRTFNYDYGRTILNSRTIVMIISDGWDRGDTETLGEEMDRLNKKCHRLIWLNPLLGSPGYRPIDRGMRTALPYCDDFMSAHNLDSLVDMTEHIAKI